In a genomic window of Thiolapillus brandeum:
- a CDS encoding spondin domain-containing protein has protein sequence MNNILYKSILLALPLAFAATSSLADDYQVTITNLTQSQFFTPILVATHKRGMPVFIPGSAASSDLEALAEGGDISLLKATLDASSEVHETVASDGLLGPGQSVTLTLDDSKRFRYLSLASMLIPTNDAFIGISGMKMPKKKNAPVMIPVPAYDAGTEMNDELCSNIPGPDCGGAGMSVENGEGFISVHPGIHGVGDLAPGTYDWRNPAAMVKIERMN, from the coding sequence ATGAACAATATCCTGTACAAGAGCATCCTGCTCGCCCTGCCCCTGGCCTTTGCCGCAACCAGCTCCCTGGCTGACGACTACCAGGTTACCATCACCAATCTCACCCAATCCCAGTTCTTCACCCCCATACTGGTCGCCACCCACAAGCGTGGCATGCCGGTATTCATTCCCGGCTCAGCGGCTTCTTCCGACCTGGAAGCCCTGGCCGAAGGCGGCGACATCAGCCTTCTGAAAGCCACTCTGGATGCTTCCAGTGAGGTGCATGAAACCGTGGCATCCGATGGACTTCTTGGCCCGGGTCAAAGTGTCACTCTCACCCTGGACGACAGCAAACGCTTCCGCTACCTGTCTCTGGCATCCATGCTCATCCCCACCAATGATGCCTTCATCGGCATCAGCGGCATGAAGATGCCGAAAAAGAAAAATGCCCCGGTGATGATACCCGTACCCGCTTATGACGCCGGTACTGAAATGAATGATGAGCTTTGCAGCAATATTCCAGGACCCGACTGTGGCGGTGCGGGCATGTCTGTTGAAAATGGAGAAGGTTTCATCTCTGTGCATCCGGGCATTCATGGCGTCGGCGATCTGGCCCCAGGCACCTATGACTGGCGCAACCCTGCCGCCATGGTCAAGATCGAACGCATGAACTGA
- a CDS encoding glutamine--tRNA ligase/YqeY domain fusion protein codes for MTENNKPTNFIRQIIEDDLASGKHSSIHTRFPPEPNGYLHIGHATSIVLNFGIAEDYDGQCNLRFDDTNPHKEDEEYVEAIKHDVRWLGYEWAGLYFASDYFEQLYNFAVELIEQGKAYVCDLNAEEVREYRGTLTEPGRESPWRERSVEENLDLFKRMRAGEFEDGSRTLRAKIDMASPNMNLRDPALYRIRRGAVHHQTGDEWCIYPMYDFTHPISDALEGITHSLCTLEFEDHRPLYDWVLDNISIGCHPRQIEFARRTLEYTVTSKRKLIQLVEEGHVSGWDDPRMPTLAGLRRRGYTPASIRDFCGRIGITKSEAAAEMGVLEAAIREDLDHSAPRRMAVLDPLRVVITNYPEHEEETLVGPNHPKDESMGTRELKFSRELWIERADFREEANKKYKRLVTGGEVRLRNAYTIICQKVIKDVSGEIKELHCTYDPNTLGKNPEGRKVRGVIHWVSALAAVPGEVRLYDRLFTVPAPDADKDKPFQEFLNPDSLRVVQAMLEPSLEQARPGERFQFEREGYFCRDTGSKELVFNRVVTLRDSWGGG; via the coding sequence ATGACTGAAAACAACAAACCTACGAACTTCATCCGTCAGATCATCGAAGACGATCTCGCCTCGGGCAAGCACAGCAGTATTCATACCCGTTTTCCCCCGGAACCCAATGGTTACCTGCATATTGGGCATGCCACCTCGATCGTGCTCAACTTTGGCATCGCGGAAGACTATGACGGCCAATGCAATCTGCGTTTCGACGACACCAATCCCCACAAGGAAGACGAAGAGTATGTCGAAGCCATCAAGCATGATGTGCGTTGGCTGGGTTATGAATGGGCCGGACTGTATTTTGCTTCGGACTATTTTGAACAGCTGTACAACTTTGCCGTCGAACTGATCGAACAGGGCAAGGCCTATGTCTGCGACCTGAATGCCGAGGAAGTGCGGGAATACCGGGGCACCCTTACGGAGCCGGGCAGGGAAAGCCCCTGGCGTGAGCGCAGCGTGGAAGAAAACCTGGATCTGTTCAAACGCATGCGGGCGGGTGAGTTCGAGGACGGCTCACGCACCCTGCGGGCCAAAATCGATATGGCATCTCCCAACATGAACCTGCGTGATCCGGCCCTGTACCGCATCCGCCGGGGCGCGGTGCATCACCAGACCGGGGACGAGTGGTGCATCTATCCCATGTACGACTTCACGCATCCCATCTCCGATGCTCTGGAAGGCATCACCCATTCCCTGTGTACGCTGGAGTTTGAAGATCATCGTCCACTCTACGACTGGGTGCTGGACAACATCAGCATCGGCTGTCACCCCCGCCAGATAGAATTTGCCCGCCGCACCCTGGAATACACGGTCACCAGCAAGCGCAAGCTGATTCAGCTGGTGGAAGAAGGGCATGTGAGCGGCTGGGATGATCCCCGTATGCCCACACTGGCAGGTCTGCGGCGGCGGGGTTACACCCCCGCATCCATCCGGGATTTCTGTGGACGTATCGGCATCACCAAGTCGGAAGCCGCGGCGGAAATGGGTGTTCTGGAAGCCGCCATCCGTGAAGACCTGGACCACAGCGCCCCCCGGCGCATGGCGGTGCTGGATCCGCTGCGGGTGGTCATTACCAACTATCCGGAGCACGAGGAAGAGACCCTCGTGGGCCCCAATCATCCCAAGGATGAATCCATGGGCACCCGGGAGCTGAAATTCTCCCGGGAGCTGTGGATCGAGCGGGCGGATTTCCGCGAGGAAGCCAATAAGAAATACAAGCGCCTGGTGACCGGGGGGGAGGTGCGGCTGCGCAACGCCTATACCATCATCTGCCAGAAGGTGATCAAGGACGTCAGTGGCGAGATCAAGGAACTGCACTGCACCTATGATCCCAATACCCTTGGAAAGAACCCGGAAGGGCGCAAGGTGCGGGGCGTCATCCACTGGGTTTCGGCCCTGGCCGCCGTGCCTGGGGAAGTACGCCTCTATGACCGTTTGTTCACGGTTCCTGCGCCGGATGCCGACAAGGACAAGCCATTTCAGGAGTTTCTCAACCCCGATTCCCTGAGAGTGGTCCAGGCCATGCTCGAGCCCTCCCTGGAGCAAGCCCGGCCGGGAGAGCGTTTCCAGTTTGAGCGGGAAGGGTATTTCTGCCGGGACACTGGCAGCAAAGAGCTGGTATTCAACCGGGTTGTGACCTTGCGCGATTCCTGGGGCGGCGGATAG
- the gltX gene encoding glutamate--tRNA ligase, which produces MTVRTRFAPSPTGYLHVGGARTALFSWLYARKHGGQFVLRIEDTDLERSTQESVNAILEGMTWLGLEYDEGPFYQTRRFDRYNEVIDQLLEKGLAYRCDCSKERLDELREEQMKRKVKPRYDGFCRHREIDPSQSHVIRFRNPGSGAVVFDDLVRGRISVANEELDDLIIRRSDGSPTYNLTVVVDDADMNITHVIRGDDHINNTPRQINLLQALELPVPQYGHLPMILGDDGARLSKRHGAVSVMQYLEDGFLPEALLNYLVRLGWSHGDQEIFSLDEMIQLFELEEVNKAPSTFNTDKLLWINQHYIKSDDPKRIARLLAPHLGRLDIDPTQGPDLVAVVEAQRERASTLVELARISAFYYRDFEDFDPKAARKALKPGALEPLALVRAHLMELPDWNREDIHAVIANAVKILETGFGKVAMPMRVAVTGGAPSPDLDLTMEMIGREACLRRIDKAIDYIQKLS; this is translated from the coding sequence ATGACTGTCAGAACCCGTTTTGCCCCCAGTCCCACCGGCTATCTGCATGTCGGCGGAGCACGTACCGCCCTGTTTTCCTGGCTCTATGCCCGCAAGCACGGCGGCCAGTTCGTGTTGCGCATCGAAGATACGGATCTGGAGCGTTCCACCCAGGAGTCGGTGAATGCCATTCTCGAAGGCATGACCTGGCTGGGCCTGGAATATGATGAAGGGCCCTTCTACCAGACCCGGCGTTTCGATCGTTACAACGAGGTCATCGATCAGCTTCTGGAGAAAGGGCTGGCGTATCGCTGCGATTGCTCGAAAGAGCGCCTGGATGAGCTGCGCGAAGAGCAGATGAAGCGCAAGGTGAAGCCCCGTTATGACGGGTTCTGCCGGCACCGGGAGATCGACCCTTCCCAGTCCCATGTGATCCGCTTCCGCAACCCCGGCAGCGGCGCGGTGGTGTTCGACGATCTGGTGCGCGGGCGTATCAGCGTGGCCAACGAGGAGCTGGACGATCTCATCATCCGCCGCAGCGATGGTTCTCCCACCTATAACCTGACCGTGGTGGTGGACGATGCGGACATGAATATCACCCATGTGATCCGCGGTGACGATCATATCAACAACACGCCCCGGCAGATCAACCTGCTCCAGGCTCTGGAGCTGCCCGTGCCTCAGTACGGCCACCTGCCCATGATCCTGGGGGACGATGGTGCGCGTCTGTCCAAGCGCCATGGCGCCGTGAGCGTCATGCAATACCTGGAAGACGGCTTTCTGCCCGAAGCCCTGCTCAACTACCTGGTGCGCCTGGGATGGTCCCATGGGGATCAGGAAATCTTCTCTCTGGATGAAATGATCCAGTTGTTCGAACTGGAGGAAGTGAACAAGGCGCCATCCACCTTCAACACCGACAAGCTCCTGTGGATCAACCAGCATTACATCAAGAGCGATGATCCCAAACGCATTGCCCGCCTGCTGGCGCCGCACCTGGGGCGCCTGGATATCGACCCCACCCAGGGGCCGGATCTGGTCGCCGTGGTAGAGGCGCAGCGCGAGCGGGCCTCCACCCTGGTGGAGCTGGCCCGGATCAGTGCTTTCTATTACCGGGATTTTGAGGACTTTGACCCCAAGGCGGCCAGGAAAGCCCTCAAGCCCGGTGCCCTGGAGCCCCTGGCCCTGGTGCGTGCCCATTTGATGGAACTGCCGGACTGGAACCGGGAGGACATCCACGCCGTCATCGCCAATGCCGTGAAGATTCTGGAAACGGGTTTTGGCAAGGTGGCCATGCCCATGCGTGTGGCCGTCACCGGCGGCGCGCCTTCCCCGGATCTGGATCTCACCATGGAGATGATCGGACGTGAGGCCTGCCTGCGCCGAATCGATAAGGCCATCGACTACATACAGAAGCTGTCATGA
- the lexA gene encoding transcriptional repressor LexA — protein sequence MSLPNLTRRQQEIYEYLVENLDSFPHPPTLDELCEALGLSSRGSLHKQLQALIQEGLIEPMNNQRRGVRLAQLPGENSVADDNALPLYGRIAAGQPIEAIASHETISVPPSLRTDNPCYVLEVKGDSMIEEGILDGDWVVIEKRDTARNGEIVVALVDGEEATLKRIEQQQGKVTLHPANASMQPMIYLPEQVQIQGVLVGQMRSYH from the coding sequence ATGTCCCTTCCCAATCTCACCCGTCGGCAGCAGGAAATCTACGAATACCTGGTGGAGAACCTGGACAGTTTTCCCCATCCTCCCACCCTGGATGAGCTTTGCGAGGCCCTGGGCCTGAGTTCCCGGGGGTCTTTGCACAAACAGCTTCAGGCCCTTATCCAGGAAGGGCTCATCGAGCCCATGAACAACCAGCGTCGGGGCGTGCGTCTGGCGCAGCTTCCCGGTGAAAACAGCGTCGCGGATGACAACGCCTTGCCCCTTTACGGGCGCATTGCCGCAGGCCAGCCCATCGAAGCCATTGCCAGCCATGAAACCATCAGCGTCCCCCCTTCCCTGCGCACGGACAACCCCTGCTACGTACTGGAGGTCAAGGGGGATTCCATGATCGAGGAAGGTATTCTGGACGGCGACTGGGTGGTAATCGAGAAACGTGATACGGCACGCAATGGCGAAATCGTCGTGGCCCTGGTGGATGGCGAAGAGGCGACCCTGAAGCGCATCGAGCAGCAGCAGGGCAAAGTCACCCTGCATCCTGCCAACGCCAGCATGCAACCCATGATCTACCTGCCCGAACAGGTACAGATCCAGGGCGTGCTGGTAGGACAGATGCGCAGCTATCACTGA
- a CDS encoding esterase/lipase family protein, giving the protein MNKPARLGFLLLILLMMGACLAGPVEDYLVDNSPLQINGYVVRFGDQGNDRLFIAADQSVVGKIIGMKNDGHILWDVVDPAAFTAFDVDIAGHHVTIGSLVSTTGPDYLQDLADRTHPFDGLYVHYGKAVWDWVYVPLGTEDVFKLAGKESSTGDMVWNPLALVPGAENNGQISFQHDDDDDDGGDGGVKGRILFAHGLASSRDAWISFAHYAENQGWATYRFNVNPIGSIAERATQLAYQIVQQPDIPDHSLIAVGHSMGGLDLRYIISSANRYTDGDPDNDDENAALLYAAALKIKKIYTLATPHKGSAFSGDTTPATDDMSVEHMKQFNLDYPYHKFQVNGRTIPLLALRFSCIGKGLGDAESDGVVALKRQSFNDAPHSSVVFDGAHSESAQSSLCPGSEVESEQVADILQPILDDRDFSSAIHDIVFFESSDCLGDEVGAFSSDEHGTTNCLTDFSCKNDAINSVMLFPSIAPNTVIKLFNDPLASKRDDWARIHVNSPLQVPLCISDLETPSPHPEINTSMHWSTGGVTGNDGLNGLVSAVQIASSSRIHDPDDIVFYEGNNCQQEIKGVFRSSTPESVSCPDSDQCDNDEIRSVRLYPGIPVNTYILVHNDPDGKKTDDWTRIHIGAPLPDSGLCIGSFEQQRLASQIVHGVDGITIDYHKYDSLIGDGLDGKISRIQVGQSTHVYDPDQTLVFYEGAGCTQGVKGALDSDSDVDIDCRSDENCDNDEIRSLKIYPEVASNRLVKVYNHPTPGTWDDWTRIHLGDMNLDEPYCLDGFEHQTRAEEAARNITLSYHPDDDDAFGAGLNGKISRIRVSGSHNPVDPDDIIFYEGNNCTQGIKGVFRSTVHADKDCTSSSSCDNDEIRSVLLYPGVRSNTVISLYNDPDGTENDDWARIHIGENTVIDAPYCIDTLEQQRAASDVVNGVTDITIDFHEIDGLVGDGLDGKVSHVNIDNSANPYNNDYDVVFYEGNDCTQGIKGQFHSDEDYAVNCKNSNSCDNDEIRSMLIYPGVQTNRVIKLYNDEEAGKRDDWARIYIGDAFSTDAPYCVGSFEQQTSDEMRARDIHIAFHRSDSGIGNGLDGKISFVRIADSSSPNDPDNIIMYEGSGCTQQIKGVYRSSSPRDDNCKTDDHCDNDEIRSVMLFPGIDKNTLIKVYNDTTPGAWDDWARIHVGDSQLDGPLCINSFEHQTRPEEASHDISIAYHRSDSGIGNGLDGKISRVKIAHSSSPYDPDNIVFYEGNSCTQEIKGIFQSSNLEDRDCSASSACDNDEIRSVQIFPGIDQNTVIKVYNDAQGRKIDDWTRVHVGDAQLDEPFCITGFEHNTSDREKAEDITVSHHRDDQGIGDGLNGKISHVKIARSSNPDDPDDIVFYADFYCTTDIAGVFQSSDNTYVSCKDSSRCENDEIKSVLIYPGARKHKAMRLYDDPDGKLTDDYTSIYRGSRDLDEPFCIRGLEHDTTSRESAQGMTVNYHPHNGLNGKVSYIKIVPSDEM; this is encoded by the coding sequence ATGAATAAGCCCGCCCGCTTGGGTTTTCTGTTGCTGATCCTGCTGATGATGGGCGCCTGCCTGGCCGGTCCCGTGGAGGACTACCTGGTGGACAATTCGCCGTTGCAGATCAATGGCTATGTGGTTCGTTTTGGCGACCAGGGCAATGACCGGCTGTTCATCGCAGCCGATCAAAGTGTGGTGGGCAAGATCATTGGCATGAAGAACGATGGCCATATCCTCTGGGATGTGGTGGATCCGGCCGCTTTTACGGCCTTCGATGTGGATATTGCCGGGCATCATGTGACCATTGGTTCCCTGGTAAGCACGACGGGGCCGGACTATCTACAGGATCTGGCGGACAGAACGCACCCTTTTGACGGGCTGTATGTACACTATGGGAAAGCCGTCTGGGACTGGGTCTATGTACCTTTGGGCACAGAAGATGTGTTCAAGCTGGCGGGCAAGGAAAGCAGTACTGGCGATATGGTCTGGAACCCGCTGGCCCTGGTTCCCGGTGCGGAAAACAATGGGCAGATTTCCTTTCAGCACGATGATGACGATGATGATGGGGGAGACGGCGGGGTCAAGGGGCGCATCCTGTTTGCCCATGGCCTGGCGTCAAGCCGGGATGCCTGGATCAGCTTTGCCCACTATGCGGAAAACCAGGGATGGGCGACCTATCGGTTCAATGTCAATCCCATAGGCTCCATTGCCGAACGAGCCACGCAACTGGCCTACCAGATTGTTCAACAGCCGGATATTCCCGATCACTCCCTGATTGCCGTGGGCCACAGCATGGGAGGTCTGGATCTGCGTTACATCATCAGTTCCGCCAATCGCTATACCGATGGCGACCCGGACAATGATGATGAAAATGCCGCTTTGCTGTATGCCGCCGCGCTCAAGATCAAGAAGATCTATACCCTGGCCACGCCCCACAAGGGCAGTGCCTTTTCCGGCGATACCACGCCCGCCACGGATGATATGAGCGTGGAACACATGAAGCAGTTCAATCTGGACTATCCGTATCACAAATTCCAGGTGAATGGCCGCACCATACCGCTGCTGGCTTTGCGCTTCAGTTGCATCGGCAAAGGCTTGGGGGATGCCGAGAGCGATGGCGTCGTAGCCCTGAAGCGCCAGTCATTCAATGATGCGCCTCATTCCTCGGTAGTTTTCGATGGCGCCCACAGCGAGTCTGCCCAGTCCTCCCTGTGCCCGGGTTCGGAAGTGGAAAGCGAGCAGGTGGCGGATATTCTTCAGCCGATACTCGATGACCGGGATTTTTCCAGTGCCATTCATGACATCGTGTTTTTTGAATCATCCGATTGCCTTGGAGATGAGGTTGGCGCTTTCTCCAGCGATGAACATGGTACGACCAACTGTTTGACGGATTTCAGCTGCAAGAACGATGCGATCAATTCCGTGATGCTGTTTCCGTCCATCGCGCCAAACACGGTGATCAAGCTGTTCAATGACCCCCTGGCATCCAAGCGGGATGATTGGGCAAGAATCCACGTCAATTCACCCTTGCAGGTGCCTTTGTGCATTTCCGACCTGGAAACCCCTTCTCCTCATCCGGAAATCAATACCAGCATGCACTGGAGTACCGGTGGCGTGACCGGGAACGATGGACTCAATGGCCTGGTTTCCGCAGTGCAGATTGCTTCGTCCTCGCGCATTCACGATCCGGATGACATCGTTTTTTACGAAGGGAATAATTGTCAACAGGAGATCAAGGGCGTATTCAGAAGTTCAACGCCTGAATCCGTATCCTGTCCGGACAGTGACCAGTGCGACAATGACGAAATCCGTTCCGTCAGGCTGTATCCCGGTATTCCCGTGAATACCTATATCCTCGTGCACAATGATCCGGACGGGAAAAAGACCGATGACTGGACACGCATCCATATTGGTGCGCCACTGCCCGATAGTGGCCTGTGTATCGGTAGTTTTGAACAGCAGCGTCTCGCCAGCCAGATCGTCCATGGTGTTGATGGCATTACCATTGATTATCATAAATACGACAGTCTCATCGGTGATGGACTGGATGGCAAGATCTCTCGTATTCAGGTCGGGCAATCCACCCATGTTTATGATCCCGATCAGACTCTGGTGTTCTATGAAGGCGCAGGTTGCACCCAGGGTGTGAAAGGCGCTCTGGACAGTGACAGTGATGTAGATATCGATTGCCGCTCGGACGAAAACTGCGACAATGATGAAATTCGCTCGCTGAAGATCTATCCGGAGGTTGCCTCCAACCGACTGGTCAAGGTCTATAACCATCCCACGCCGGGAACCTGGGATGACTGGACGCGCATTCACCTGGGTGACATGAACCTGGATGAACCTTATTGTCTGGACGGCTTTGAGCATCAGACCCGTGCCGAAGAGGCTGCCCGCAATATCACGCTCAGCTATCATCCGGACGATGACGATGCCTTTGGTGCCGGGCTGAATGGCAAGATATCCCGGATTCGGGTCTCGGGCAGCCACAATCCCGTGGATCCTGACGACATTATTTTCTATGAAGGCAACAACTGCACCCAGGGTATCAAGGGGGTGTTCCGCAGCACGGTTCATGCAGACAAGGACTGCACCTCCAGCAGCAGTTGTGACAATGACGAGATACGTTCCGTCCTTCTTTATCCCGGCGTCAGGAGTAACACCGTCATCAGCCTCTACAATGATCCGGACGGTACGGAAAATGATGACTGGGCGCGCATCCATATTGGCGAGAATACAGTTATCGACGCGCCTTACTGCATCGACACCCTGGAGCAACAGCGTGCGGCCAGCGATGTGGTGAATGGGGTCACGGACATCACCATCGATTTCCACGAGATCGATGGCCTGGTGGGAGATGGCCTGGATGGCAAGGTGTCGCATGTGAATATCGACAACTCCGCCAACCCTTACAACAATGATTATGACGTGGTCTTCTACGAAGGCAATGATTGCACCCAGGGGATCAAGGGCCAGTTTCACAGCGATGAGGACTACGCCGTCAACTGCAAGAACAGCAATAGCTGTGACAATGATGAAATCCGTTCCATGCTGATCTATCCCGGTGTGCAGACCAACCGGGTGATCAAGCTGTACAACGATGAAGAGGCGGGCAAACGCGATGACTGGGCGCGTATCTATATTGGTGATGCTTTCAGCACGGATGCCCCCTATTGCGTGGGCAGCTTTGAGCAACAGACCAGCGATGAAATGCGCGCCCGTGATATTCATATTGCTTTCCACCGCAGTGACAGTGGAATCGGCAATGGTCTGGATGGAAAAATTTCTTTCGTCAGAATTGCCGATTCCAGTTCGCCCAATGATCCCGACAATATCATCATGTATGAAGGATCGGGCTGCACCCAGCAGATCAAGGGGGTGTACCGTAGCAGTTCTCCCCGCGACGACAATTGCAAGACGGATGATCACTGTGATAATGATGAAATTCGTTCCGTGATGTTGTTCCCGGGGATCGACAAGAACACCTTGATCAAGGTCTATAACGATACAACGCCCGGTGCCTGGGATGACTGGGCGCGAATCCATGTCGGGGATTCCCAGCTCGATGGCCCCCTGTGCATCAACAGTTTTGAGCACCAGACGCGTCCTGAAGAGGCATCTCATGACATCAGCATCGCCTATCACCGTAGTGACAGCGGCATTGGCAATGGACTGGATGGCAAGATATCCCGGGTGAAGATCGCCCATTCCTCGTCACCTTACGACCCGGACAATATCGTTTTCTATGAAGGCAATTCCTGCACCCAGGAGATCAAGGGCATATTCCAGAGCAGCAATCTGGAAGACCGTGACTGCTCTGCCAGCAGCGCCTGTGATAATGACGAGATACGTTCGGTGCAGATCTTTCCAGGTATCGATCAGAACACAGTGATCAAGGTGTACAACGATGCCCAGGGGAGAAAGATCGATGACTGGACGCGGGTGCATGTGGGTGATGCACAACTGGATGAGCCATTCTGCATCACTGGTTTTGAGCACAACACCTCCGACCGGGAAAAGGCCGAGGATATTACCGTCAGCCACCACCGGGATGACCAGGGTATCGGTGACGGACTCAACGGCAAGATTTCCCACGTGAAGATCGCCCGTTCCAGTAATCCTGATGATCCGGACGACATCGTTTTTTATGCGGATTTCTACTGCACCACGGATATCGCCGGTGTGTTCCAGAGTAGTGACAACACTTATGTGAGTTGCAAGGACAGCAGCCGCTGTGAGAATGATGAGATCAAATCGGTGTTGATCTATCCCGGCGCCCGGAAACACAAGGCCATGAGGCTCTATGATGATCCGGATGGCAAGCTGACGGATGACTACACCAGCATATACCGTGGTTCACGGGATCTCGATGAACCCTTCTGTATCCGTGGTCTCGAGCATGACACCACCTCCCGGGAGTCTGCTCAGGGCATGACGGTCAACTATCATCCGCACAATGGCCTCAATGGCAAGGTTTCCTACATCAAGATCGTGCCTTCAGACGAAATGTAG
- a CDS encoding CBS domain-containing protein — translation MKTVQNILDQKGGVVHTVDASKTVLEAIGELARKGIGALVVLKEGKPVGLFSERDYTCKVILTGKRSENTPVGDVMTRELVVVGPDTQVDECMALMTEKRIRHLPVLDHGELIGLVSIGDIVKDIISEQQVVIEQLERYVYYS, via the coding sequence ATGAAAACAGTACAGAATATTCTGGATCAGAAGGGCGGGGTAGTGCATACCGTCGATGCTTCCAAAACCGTGCTGGAAGCCATTGGAGAACTGGCCCGCAAGGGCATCGGCGCCCTGGTGGTGCTCAAGGAAGGAAAACCCGTCGGCCTTTTCTCGGAGCGCGATTACACCTGCAAAGTCATTCTTACGGGCAAACGCTCGGAGAATACCCCCGTGGGCGATGTCATGACCCGTGAACTGGTCGTGGTGGGGCCGGATACGCAGGTGGATGAATGCATGGCCCTGATGACAGAAAAGCGCATCCGTCATCTGCCGGTGCTGGATCACGGGGAACTGATTGGCCTGGTGTCCATTGGCGATATCGTCAAGGACATCATTTCCGAGCAGCAGGTGGTTATCGAGCAGTTGGAAAGGTATGTCTACTATTCCTGA
- the ffh gene encoding signal recognition particle protein, translating into MFDNLSDRLGRVVQNLKGQGRITEDNIKDTMREVRMALLEADVALPVVKEFVDEVREKALGEEVLKSLTPGQLLVKIVNDELVKVMGEANEALNLRAQPPAVILMAGLQGSGKTTSTGKLARFLREKEKKKVMVVSTDVYRPAAIDQLQTLAKEVGVECFPSDPGQKPAAIAKAALKAARKAHMDVLIVDTAGRLHIDDEMMAEIKDLHRIVNPVETLFVVDSMTGQDAANTARAFNDALPLTGVILTKADGDARGGAALSIRKITGKPIKFLGVGEKSTGLEPFYPDRVASRILGMGDVVSLVEEISEKVDKDKAAKLARKIHKGQGFTLSDFKEQMEQMANMGGVASMMDKLPGMGQVPDAVKAQAGDKEIRKLVAIINSMTPQEREFPNIIKGARKRRIAKGSGTKVQDINRMMKQFLQMQKMMKKMKGGGLAKMMRGMKGKFPGGGMPPGGGMPPGGFPF; encoded by the coding sequence ATGTTCGACAATCTTTCCGATCGCCTTGGCCGGGTGGTGCAAAACCTGAAAGGACAGGGGCGTATCACCGAAGACAACATCAAGGACACCATGCGCGAGGTGCGTATGGCCTTGCTGGAGGCCGATGTGGCCCTGCCCGTAGTCAAGGAGTTCGTGGACGAGGTGCGCGAAAAGGCCCTGGGCGAGGAAGTCCTCAAGAGCCTGACTCCCGGCCAGCTCCTGGTCAAGATCGTCAATGACGAACTGGTCAAGGTCATGGGGGAGGCCAACGAGGCACTGAACCTGCGCGCCCAGCCTCCGGCGGTGATTCTCATGGCCGGTCTGCAGGGCTCGGGCAAGACCACCAGTACCGGCAAGCTGGCCCGGTTCCTGCGCGAGAAGGAAAAGAAAAAAGTCATGGTGGTCAGTACCGACGTGTATCGCCCGGCGGCCATCGACCAGTTGCAGACCCTGGCGAAGGAGGTGGGGGTCGAGTGTTTCCCCAGTGATCCCGGGCAGAAGCCCGCCGCCATTGCCAAGGCGGCGCTGAAGGCGGCTAGGAAAGCCCACATGGACGTGCTCATCGTGGATACTGCGGGCCGTTTGCATATCGACGATGAAATGATGGCCGAGATCAAGGATCTGCATCGTATCGTCAATCCCGTGGAAACCCTGTTCGTGGTGGACTCCATGACCGGCCAGGACGCGGCAAACACGGCGCGAGCCTTCAATGATGCCTTGCCATTGACCGGGGTGATTCTCACCAAGGCGGATGGTGATGCCCGGGGTGGTGCGGCCCTGTCCATCCGCAAGATCACCGGCAAGCCCATCAAGTTCCTGGGTGTGGGGGAGAAGAGTACCGGGCTGGAGCCTTTCTATCCTGACCGCGTGGCTTCGCGCATCCTGGGCATGGGGGATGTGGTTTCCCTGGTGGAGGAAATCAGCGAAAAGGTGGACAAGGACAAAGCCGCCAAACTGGCCAGGAAGATCCACAAGGGCCAGGGCTTTACCCTGTCCGACTTCAAGGAGCAGATGGAGCAGATGGCCAACATGGGCGGCGTGGCTAGCATGATGGACAAGCTGCCCGGCATGGGGCAGGTGCCGGATGCGGTCAAGGCCCAGGCCGGTGACAAGGAGATCCGGAAGCTGGTTGCCATCATCAATTCCATGACGCCCCAGGAACGGGAGTTTCCCAATATCATCAAGGGCGCCCGGAAACGTCGTATCGCCAAGGGTTCAGGCACCAAGGTGCAGGATATCAACAGGATGATGAAGCAGTTTCTGCAGATGCAGAAAATGATGAAAAAAATGAAGGGCGGCGGCCTGGCGAAGATGATGCGCGGCATGAAGGGCAAATTTCCCGGAGGCGGCATGCCCCCGGGTGGCGGTATGCCGCCGGGCGGATTCCCCTTCTAA